The proteins below come from a single Desulfurella sp. genomic window:
- a CDS encoding ABC transporter permease translates to MKKFNFENFLAIKYISSKKEEKLISLSSLLSIISIAIGVGALILVLGIMNGFDKMLESKIIGANPHIIVKNFNGTFNLDNNLIKSIKTDKLVSNVYPSLVEQCIISANGQSSGSILNGVDFKDKPYIEKYIKGNTKGIVLGKELMKAIGASIGQNVRVTLAYSKPTAIGFSPVSFEIPVTGVFDSGMYEYDLAFSYIPLNILWQKMQTYDLINTIAINLYNPYDINKVGKYLEHILPA, encoded by the coding sequence ATGAAAAAATTCAACTTTGAAAATTTTTTAGCTATAAAGTATATCAGTTCGAAAAAAGAAGAGAAACTTATTTCTTTGTCTTCTTTGCTTTCTATTATCAGCATTGCAATTGGTGTGGGAGCTTTAATTTTAGTTTTAGGAATTATGAATGGTTTTGATAAAATGCTTGAATCCAAGATTATAGGGGCAAATCCACATATTATTGTAAAAAATTTTAATGGAACATTTAATTTAGATAATAACCTTATAAAATCAATAAAAACAGATAAACTTGTCTCAAATGTTTATCCATCGCTTGTAGAACAGTGTATAATAAGTGCAAATGGCCAATCAAGTGGATCAATATTAAATGGTGTTGATTTTAAGGATAAGCCATACATAGAAAAATACATTAAAGGAAACACCAAAGGTATTGTACTTGGTAAAGAATTAATGAAAGCAATTGGTGCAAGTATAGGTCAAAATGTTAGAGTTACACTTGCGTATTCTAAACCAACAGCCATTGGGTTTTCACCTGTTTCTTTTGAAATTCCAGTTACAGGTGTGTTTGATTCTGGCATGTACGAATATGATCTTGCTTTTTCATATATACCTTTGAATATACTCTGGCAGAAAATGCAAACATATGATTTAATAAATACAATAGCTATAAACTTATATAATCCTTATGATATAAATAAAGTCGGTAAATATTTAGAGCATATTTTGCCAGCA